In one Nicotiana tomentosiformis chromosome 6, ASM39032v3, whole genome shotgun sequence genomic region, the following are encoded:
- the LOC104089625 gene encoding lysine-specific demethylase JMJ27-like isoform X5, whose protein sequence is MPEEAFLKACPVCRHNCNCIACLRLDGLAKHLMNAQMKFSDEEKLEYSKHILRALLPALEQFNTEQMIEKEIECQIKGLPDSEVNIRKAKYEKDERIYCNYCSASIVDLHRSCSSCSYELCLTCCKELRNGNLQADASEVKVQYIDYGPGYLHGKHCSITPANNGTCTETTEFKLRDQIKVAVASKWNPKENGAIPCPPKDMGGCSKGTLNLRCIFSENWISQLLLKAKEIAQKCKLKEMHNDSELHCSCPKSKGVNDTSGGKLRKAAARENSDDNYVFCPAAGDAQHANLKHFQYHLFKGEPIIATNVLDSALGLSWEPMVMWRACRQSKKTTDVLNCLNWCELEMNIHQFFKGYMEGRFDSYGWPQLLKLNDWPPSGLFDERLPRHGAEFSCCLPFKEYTHPLYGYLNLALRLPDNCLKPDLGPKAYIAYGFPTELGRGDSVTKLHYVVSDTVNVLMHTQAMVPTVEQLSAIENLKLNHKAQDQREFVTGANRMPRRIKDSVPNVNGKSDLEGLNFSQDKQNCDSLKVENSNKAENMKYSQQGLKVENSNKGENKKNSQRGVKADCGTNKIGEKYQYREDSSLFGQNLSEQFEEEDGGGALWDVFRRQDVPKLEEYLTKHFREFRHIYGSPLPQVVHPIHDKTFYLSTEHKRRLKEEYGIEPWTFVQKLGEAVFIPAGCPHQIRNLKSCINVAVDFVSPENVNECIRLTEEFRKLPRNHDAREDKLEVKKIILHAVSQALDHLEKTTFRTTEAHIAAGSSSSSLISKSINAMTEPSMPKSSSVMEDLSSSKAAKREEYTTSEDEKPRTAEVNLPSPLPVLVHLPSANKAQESTSVPRQNLKQSINIEDVESIFHTVQSFLKSLPEQYSSQQSGLQSNTASTQTLAKVIFECSIRMSLEALADPMHEKEMCGAIAALDENPSSFSDEQAKQLVKLKYEFPFMLKKWRDLAQAESSYQEFLTNFEEDRKKLDNWIRSEARLKSEYVKKEEQARDLEAALQTIKTRQKEIMNERQEGSEEAQRIMLLAQQKAGNIESARTELVTTKMQMDGLRKNWSNFQSSFP, encoded by the exons ATGCCAGAGGAGGCCTTTCTAAAAGCTTGCCCTGTATGTCGTCACAATTGCAACTGCATAGCATGCTTGCGGTTAGATGGGTTAGCTAAA CATTTGATGAATGCACAAATGAAGTTCAGTGATGAAGAAAAACTTGAGTACTCTAAGCACATTCTACGAGCACTTTTGCCTGCTTTGGAACAATTTAATACAGAGCAAATGATCGAAAAGGAGATTGAGTGCCAGATTAAAG GATTGCCAGATTCAGAGGTTAATATACGCAAAGCAAAATATGAGAAGGATGAACGCATTTATTG CAACTATTGCAGTGCTTCGATTGTTGATTTACATCGGAGCTGTTCTAGCTGTTCCTATGAACTTTGCCTAACTTGTTGCAAAGAACTAAGAAATGGAAACCTGCAAGCAGATGCATCCGAAGTGAAGGTGCAATATATTGACTATGGACCAGGTTATTTGCACGGTAAACATTGTAGCATAACTCCAGCTAATAATGGAACTTGCACTGAAACTACTGAATTTAAATTAAGGGATCAGATCAAAGTGGCGGTGGCATCTAAATGGAATCCCAAGGAAAATGGTGCCATTCCTTGCCCTCCAAAAGATATGGGAGGTTGTAGTAAAGGAACCTTAAATTTGAGATGTATATTTTCTGAGAATTGGATATCACAGCTGTTACTGAAAGCTAAAGAAATAGCACAAAAATGTAAATTGAAGGAAATGCATAATGATTCAGAACTTCACTGCTCCTGTCCAAAATCTAAGGGTGTAAATGATACTTCCGGTGGCAAGCTACGTAAGGCAGCTGCTAGAGAAAATTCTGATGATAACTATGTATTCTGTCCAGCAGCTGGGGATGCTCAGCATGCAAACTTGAAGCATTTTCAGTACCATTTGTTCAAGGGTGAACCGATAATTGCAACTAATGTACTGGATAGTGCATTGGGATTGAGCTGGGAACCTATGGTTATGTGGCGTGCTTGTCGACAATCAAAGAAGACTACCGATGTTTTAAATTGCTTAAATTGGTGTGAG TTGGAGATGAATATTCACCAATTTTTCAAAGGGTACATGGAGGGTCGCTTTGACAGTTACGGGTGGCCTCAACTCTTAAAGTTGAATGACTGGCCGCCGTCTGGTCTATTTGATGAGCGATTGCCGCGTCATGGTGCCGAATTTTCTTGTTGTTTACCTTTTAAGGAGTATACACATCCTCTATATGGCTATCTCAATCTTGCCCTAAGACTTCCTGATAACTGTTTGAAGCCAGATTTGGGGCCTAAGGCATACATTGCTTATGGTTTTCCCACGGAGCTTGGACGTGGAGACTCAGTCACCAAACTACACTATGTTGTGTCTGATACG GTGAATGTCTTGATGCACACTCAAGCAATGGTCCCAACAGTTGAACAGCTCTCGGCCATAGAGAACTTGAAGCTGAATCACAAAGCGCAGGATCAGAGAGAATTTGTAACTGGTGCTAATAGGATGCCCAGGAGGATTAAGGATTCTGTCCCTAATGTAAATGGAAAATCTGACTTGGAAGGGTTGAACTTTTCTCAGGATAAGCAGAACTGTGATAGTTTGAAAGTTGAGAATAGTAATAAAGCTGAGAATATGAAGTATAGCCAGcaaggtttgaaagttgagaataGTAATAAAGGAGAAAATAAGAAGAATAGCCAGCGAGGTGTAAAAGCAGATTGTGGAACAAATAAAATAGGAGAAAAATACCAATACAGAGAAGATAGTTCTCTTTTTGGGCAGAACTTGTCTGAACAATTTGAAGAGGAAGATGGTGGTGGTGCTCTATGGGATGTCTTTAGGAGGCAGGATGTTCCTAAACTGGAGGAATATCTCACAAAGCACTTCAGGGAATTTAGGCATATATATGGCTCACCGTTGCCACAG GTTGTTCATCCTATTCATGATAAAACTTTCTACTTGAGCACAGAGCATAAAAGGAGGCTAAAGGAAGAATATG GCATTGAACCATGGACTTTTGTTCAAAAATTAGGTGAAGCTGTTTTTATTCCTGCTGGATGCCCTCATCAAATCAGAAATTTAAAG TCCTGCATCAATGTCGCTGTTGATTTTGTATCACCTGAAAATGTGAATGAGTGCATCCGTTTAACTGAGGAGTTTCGGAAGCTTCCCAGAAACCATGACGCTAGGGAAGATAAGTTGGAG GTAAAGAAAATAATTCTTCATGCGGTGAGCCAAGCATTGGATCATTTGGAAAAGACGACATT TAGGACCACAGAAGCACACATTGCtgcaggatcatcctcatcaagTCTGATAAGCAAAAGTATAAAT GCTATGACAGAACCAAGTATGCCGAAATCTTCCTCTGTTATGGAGGATCTATCCAGTAGCAAGGCTGCCAAAAGAGAAGAATATACAACAAGTGAGGATGAGAAACCAAGAACTGCTGAAGTTAATCTACCTTCTCCACTTCCAGTTCTTGTTCATTTGCCTTCAGCGAACAAG GCTCAAGAAAGTACATCAGTTCCAAGACAAAACTTAAAGCAGTCCATCAATATAGAAGATGTGGAATCAATTTTCCACACAGTTCAGTCATTCTTGAAGTCTTTACCAGAGCAGTATTCCAGTCAACAATCAGGCCTGCAGAGCAACACTGCTTCAACCCAAACACTTGCAAAGGTAATATTTGAATGCTCAATCAGAATGTCTTTGGAGGCATTGGCTGACCCAATGCATGAAAAAGAAATGTGTGGTGCAATTGCTGCtttagatgaaaatccctcatcGTTTAGCGATGAACAAGCCAAGCAATTGGTAAAACTTAAGTATGAATTCCCTTTCATGCTTAAGAAATGGAGGGACTTGGCACAAGCTGAATCAAGTTACCAGGAATTCTTGACCAACTTTGAAGAGGATAGGAAAAAATTGGATAATTGGATTAGATCAGAAGCAAGGTTGAAGTCGGAATATGTGAAAAAGGAGGAACAAGCTAGAGATTTGGAAGCAGCCCTCCAAACTATAAAGACGAGGCAGAAAGAAATCATGAACGAAAGACAAGAAGGTTCTGAAGAAGCTCAAAGAATCATGTTGTTAGCTCAACAAAAAGCTGGCAATATAGAGAGCGCTAGAACTGAATTGGTAACAACAAAAATGCAGATGGATGGCTTGCGAAAGAATTGGTCCAACTTTCAGTCTTCATTCCCATAG
- the LOC104089625 gene encoding lysine-specific demethylase JMJ27-like isoform X2 — translation MQNKRRKSEERDIPVVMIESSSEEEEAEKNDDYVGDSDEDNCDHSMEKMKKRKRKVGSDKTIGGNGKMESKMCHQCQRNDKGRVVCCSKCKAKRYCVPCMTRWYPGMPEEAFLKACPVCRHNCNCIACLRLDGLAKHLMNAQMKFSDEEKLEYSKHILRALLPALEQFNTEQMIEKEIECQIKGLPDSEVNIRKAKYEKDERIYCNYCSASIVDLHRSCSSCSYELCLTCCKELRNGNLQADASEVKVQYIDYGPGYLHGKHCSITPANNGTCTETTEFKLRDQIKVAVASKWNPKENGAIPCPPKDMGGCSKGTLNLRCIFSENWISQLLLKAKEIAQKCKLKEMHNDSELHCSCPKSKGVNDTSGGKLRKAAARENSDDNYVFCPAAGDAQHANLKHFQYHLFKGEPIIATNVLDSALGLSWEPMVMWRACRQSKKTTDVLNCLNWCELEMNIHQFFKGYMEGRFDSYGWPQLLKLNDWPPSGLFDERLPRHGAEFSCCLPFKEYTHPLYGYLNLALRLPDNCLKPDLGPKAYIAYGFPTELGRGDSVTKLHYVVSDTVNVLMHTQAMVPTVEQLSAIENLKLNHKAQDQREFVTGANRMPRRIKDSVPNVNGKSDLEGLNFSQDKQNCDSLKVENSNKAENMKYSQQGLKVENSNKGENKKNSQRGVKADCGTNKIGEKYQYREDSSLFGQNLSEQFEEEDGGGALWDVFRRQDVPKLEEYLTKHFREFRHIYGSPLPQVVHPIHDKTFYLSTEHKRRLKEEYGIEPWTFVQKLGEAVFIPAGCPHQIRNLKSCINVAVDFVSPENVNECIRLTEEFRKLPRNHDAREDKLEVKKIILHAVSQALDHLEKTTLTTEAHIAAGSSSSSLISKSINAMTEPSMPKSSSVMEDLSSSKAAKREEYTTSEDEKPRTAEVNLPSPLPVLVHLPSANKAQESTSVPRQNLKQSINIEDVESIFHTVQSFLKSLPEQYSSQQSGLQSNTASTQTLAKVIFECSIRMSLEALADPMHEKEMCGAIAALDENPSSFSDEQAKQLVKLKYEFPFMLKKWRDLAQAESSYQEFLTNFEEDRKKLDNWIRSEARLKSEYVKKEEQARDLEAALQTIKTRQKEIMNERQEGSEEAQRIMLLAQQKAGNIESARTELVTTKMQMDGLRKNWSNFQSSFP, via the exons GTACCCTGGGATGCCAGAGGAGGCCTTTCTAAAAGCTTGCCCTGTATGTCGTCACAATTGCAACTGCATAGCATGCTTGCGGTTAGATGGGTTAGCTAAA CATTTGATGAATGCACAAATGAAGTTCAGTGATGAAGAAAAACTTGAGTACTCTAAGCACATTCTACGAGCACTTTTGCCTGCTTTGGAACAATTTAATACAGAGCAAATGATCGAAAAGGAGATTGAGTGCCAGATTAAAG GATTGCCAGATTCAGAGGTTAATATACGCAAAGCAAAATATGAGAAGGATGAACGCATTTATTG CAACTATTGCAGTGCTTCGATTGTTGATTTACATCGGAGCTGTTCTAGCTGTTCCTATGAACTTTGCCTAACTTGTTGCAAAGAACTAAGAAATGGAAACCTGCAAGCAGATGCATCCGAAGTGAAGGTGCAATATATTGACTATGGACCAGGTTATTTGCACGGTAAACATTGTAGCATAACTCCAGCTAATAATGGAACTTGCACTGAAACTACTGAATTTAAATTAAGGGATCAGATCAAAGTGGCGGTGGCATCTAAATGGAATCCCAAGGAAAATGGTGCCATTCCTTGCCCTCCAAAAGATATGGGAGGTTGTAGTAAAGGAACCTTAAATTTGAGATGTATATTTTCTGAGAATTGGATATCACAGCTGTTACTGAAAGCTAAAGAAATAGCACAAAAATGTAAATTGAAGGAAATGCATAATGATTCAGAACTTCACTGCTCCTGTCCAAAATCTAAGGGTGTAAATGATACTTCCGGTGGCAAGCTACGTAAGGCAGCTGCTAGAGAAAATTCTGATGATAACTATGTATTCTGTCCAGCAGCTGGGGATGCTCAGCATGCAAACTTGAAGCATTTTCAGTACCATTTGTTCAAGGGTGAACCGATAATTGCAACTAATGTACTGGATAGTGCATTGGGATTGAGCTGGGAACCTATGGTTATGTGGCGTGCTTGTCGACAATCAAAGAAGACTACCGATGTTTTAAATTGCTTAAATTGGTGTGAG TTGGAGATGAATATTCACCAATTTTTCAAAGGGTACATGGAGGGTCGCTTTGACAGTTACGGGTGGCCTCAACTCTTAAAGTTGAATGACTGGCCGCCGTCTGGTCTATTTGATGAGCGATTGCCGCGTCATGGTGCCGAATTTTCTTGTTGTTTACCTTTTAAGGAGTATACACATCCTCTATATGGCTATCTCAATCTTGCCCTAAGACTTCCTGATAACTGTTTGAAGCCAGATTTGGGGCCTAAGGCATACATTGCTTATGGTTTTCCCACGGAGCTTGGACGTGGAGACTCAGTCACCAAACTACACTATGTTGTGTCTGATACG GTGAATGTCTTGATGCACACTCAAGCAATGGTCCCAACAGTTGAACAGCTCTCGGCCATAGAGAACTTGAAGCTGAATCACAAAGCGCAGGATCAGAGAGAATTTGTAACTGGTGCTAATAGGATGCCCAGGAGGATTAAGGATTCTGTCCCTAATGTAAATGGAAAATCTGACTTGGAAGGGTTGAACTTTTCTCAGGATAAGCAGAACTGTGATAGTTTGAAAGTTGAGAATAGTAATAAAGCTGAGAATATGAAGTATAGCCAGcaaggtttgaaagttgagaataGTAATAAAGGAGAAAATAAGAAGAATAGCCAGCGAGGTGTAAAAGCAGATTGTGGAACAAATAAAATAGGAGAAAAATACCAATACAGAGAAGATAGTTCTCTTTTTGGGCAGAACTTGTCTGAACAATTTGAAGAGGAAGATGGTGGTGGTGCTCTATGGGATGTCTTTAGGAGGCAGGATGTTCCTAAACTGGAGGAATATCTCACAAAGCACTTCAGGGAATTTAGGCATATATATGGCTCACCGTTGCCACAG GTTGTTCATCCTATTCATGATAAAACTTTCTACTTGAGCACAGAGCATAAAAGGAGGCTAAAGGAAGAATATG GCATTGAACCATGGACTTTTGTTCAAAAATTAGGTGAAGCTGTTTTTATTCCTGCTGGATGCCCTCATCAAATCAGAAATTTAAAG TCCTGCATCAATGTCGCTGTTGATTTTGTATCACCTGAAAATGTGAATGAGTGCATCCGTTTAACTGAGGAGTTTCGGAAGCTTCCCAGAAACCATGACGCTAGGGAAGATAAGTTGGAG GTAAAGAAAATAATTCTTCATGCGGTGAGCCAAGCATTGGATCATTTGGAAAAGACGACATT GACCACAGAAGCACACATTGCtgcaggatcatcctcatcaagTCTGATAAGCAAAAGTATAAAT GCTATGACAGAACCAAGTATGCCGAAATCTTCCTCTGTTATGGAGGATCTATCCAGTAGCAAGGCTGCCAAAAGAGAAGAATATACAACAAGTGAGGATGAGAAACCAAGAACTGCTGAAGTTAATCTACCTTCTCCACTTCCAGTTCTTGTTCATTTGCCTTCAGCGAACAAG GCTCAAGAAAGTACATCAGTTCCAAGACAAAACTTAAAGCAGTCCATCAATATAGAAGATGTGGAATCAATTTTCCACACAGTTCAGTCATTCTTGAAGTCTTTACCAGAGCAGTATTCCAGTCAACAATCAGGCCTGCAGAGCAACACTGCTTCAACCCAAACACTTGCAAAGGTAATATTTGAATGCTCAATCAGAATGTCTTTGGAGGCATTGGCTGACCCAATGCATGAAAAAGAAATGTGTGGTGCAATTGCTGCtttagatgaaaatccctcatcGTTTAGCGATGAACAAGCCAAGCAATTGGTAAAACTTAAGTATGAATTCCCTTTCATGCTTAAGAAATGGAGGGACTTGGCACAAGCTGAATCAAGTTACCAGGAATTCTTGACCAACTTTGAAGAGGATAGGAAAAAATTGGATAATTGGATTAGATCAGAAGCAAGGTTGAAGTCGGAATATGTGAAAAAGGAGGAACAAGCTAGAGATTTGGAAGCAGCCCTCCAAACTATAAAGACGAGGCAGAAAGAAATCATGAACGAAAGACAAGAAGGTTCTGAAGAAGCTCAAAGAATCATGTTGTTAGCTCAACAAAAAGCTGGCAATATAGAGAGCGCTAGAACTGAATTGGTAACAACAAAAATGCAGATGGATGGCTTGCGAAAGAATTGGTCCAACTTTCAGTCTTCATTCCCATAG